Below is a genomic region from Pseudomonas extremaustralis.
CGTGTTGGCGCCGTCCATGCATTTTTTCAGCGCCGCGTTCTCGGCGGCCGAGGCGACGCCGCACAGGGCGAGCAGTACGGCGCCGGCGGTGAGGGAGGTGCGAATCATGGTCGATGTTCCTGGGCATGAGGGAGTACGCATTCTACGACTCGATGGTCGCCGCCGGGTTTCCGACATCCTCTGATCTTCATGTAAGAACACCCCCCGAATTTTCATCCACGCCTGTCGGGCATGTCCCAACGCGACAGCGCTTATCCGTGCACGAAAATGACTTTCATCCGGTTTGAAAATACGCCTCGGTAATGATTTATGAGTTTCACCACTCATTCGACGTGACCCTTTGCGAGGAGTACCGCATGGCCGCATCACCGGGCTTCGGGCTATTGGCGTACGCTGCCATCGCCATCATTGCTTTGATCGTGCTGATTGCACGTTACCGACTCAACCCGTTTATCGTCATCACCCTGGTGTCCATCGGCCTGGCGCTGATGGCCGGGATGCCGGCGGACACCATCATGGGCTCCTACGAGGCGGGCGTCGGTAAAACCCTGGGGCATATCGCCCTGGTGGTGGCGCTGGGCACCATGCTCGGCAAGATGATGGCCGAGTCCGGTGGTGCCGAGCAGGTGGCGCGTACGCTGATCGACCGTTTCGGCGAGCGCAATGCCCACTGGGCCATGGTCTGCATCGCCTTCCTGGTGGGGCTGCCGCTGTTTTTTGAGGTCGGTTTTGTGTTGCTGGTGCCGATCGCCTTTACCGTGGCGCGGCGGGTCGGGGTGTCGATCCTGATGGTCGGCCTGCCGATGGTCGCCGGGTTGTCGGTGGTGCATGCGCTGGTGCCGCCGCACCCGGCGGCGATGATGGCGGTGCTGGCGTATAACGCGTCGGTGGGGCAGACCGTGTTGTATGCGATTCTGATCGGCATCCCCACGGCGATCGTCGCCGGTCCCCTCTACGCCAAGTTCATCGTGCCGCGCATTCAGTTGCCGGCGGACAACCCGCTGGAACGCCAATTCATCGAGCGTGAACCCCGCACCCGTTTGCCGAGCTTTGCGCTGACCATGGGCACGCTGCTGTTGCCGGTGGTGCTGATGATGATCGGCGGTTGGGCCAACGTGCTTTCCACGCCGGGCAGTGGGTTCAACCAGTTCCTGCTGTTTATCGGCAACTCGGTGATCGCACTGCTGGTGGCGACCCTGATGAGCTTCTGGACCCTGGGCCTGGCCCAAGGCTTCAACCGCGAAGCGATCCTCAAGTTCACCAACGAATGCCTGGCGCCGACCGCGAGCATCACCTTGCTGGTGGGCGCGGGCGGCGGGCTGAATCGCATCCTGGTGGACGCCGGTGTCACCCATGAAATCCTTGGCCTGGCCCATGCCTTCAACCTGTCACCGCTGCTGATGGGCTGGTTGTTCGCCGCGTTGATGCGCATCGCCACCGGCTCGGCCACCGTGGCGATGACTACTGCTTCCGGCGTGGTCGCGCCGGTCGCCCTGGCCCTGGGTTATCCACACCCTGAATTGCTGGTGCTGGCCACCGGTGCGGGATCGGTGATCTTTTCCCACGTCAATGACGGCGGCTTCTGGCTGATCAAGGAATACTTCAATATGACCGTGATCCAGACCTTCAAGACCTGGACCGTGCTGGAGACCCTGATTTCGCTGGTCGCCTTCGGTCTGACCTATGGTCTGTCCCGCATCCTGTAATCCGGAGACCCCATGGACATCCTCTACCAGATCCGCGCCCGTCAGGATTCCTTCAGCGCCGGCGAAGGACGCATCGCCAGGCTGATGCTGGAGGATGTGGGGTTCGCTGCGTCGGCCAGCCTGGAGGCGTTGTCCCAGCGCGCCGAGGTCAGCACCGCCACGTTGTCGCGGTTTGCGCGCAGCGTCGGGTGCCGGGATTTGCGTGACCTGCGTCTGCAACTGGCCCAGGCCAGCGGCGTCGGCAGTCGCTTCCTGGACCCGGCAGGCAAACCCGAGCAGTCGGCGTTCCATCGCCAGATTCTGGGGGATATCGAGGCGACCTTGCGCCAGCACCTGTCGGGGTTCAAGCAGACGAGTTTCGTCGATGCGGTCAGCCTGCTGGGCAAGGCGCGGATGATCCATGCGTTCGGCATGGGCGGCCCGTCGAGCCTGTGCAGCGATGAGTTGCAGGTGCGCCTGGTGCGTCTGGGCTACTCGATTGCCGCGTGCCATGACCCGGTGATGATGCGGGTGACGGCGGCGACCCTGGGCCCCGAGCATGCGCTGATTGTGTGCTCCCTCAGCGGCCTTACCCCCGAGTTGCTGAACGTGGTGGAACTGGCGCGCAACTACGACGCGCGCGTCCTGGCCATCACCCTGGCCGATTCGCCCCTGGCCCAGTTGGCGGATGTACTGCTGCCGCTGCAGCCGGCCGAAACCAGTTTTATCTACAAACCCACGGCGGCGCGCTACGGCATGCTGCTGGCCATCGACCTGCTCGCCACCGAGCTGGCGCTGGCCATGCCGGACGACAACCAGGAACGCCTGCGCCGCATCAAACTGGCCCTGGACGACTATCGCGGCGGCCCCGACAGCCTGCCGCTTGGAGACTGACATGACGTACGACACGCTGATTCGTCAGGCGCTAATCATTGATGGCAGCAACACGCCGGGCTATGTCGCCGATGTGGGGCTGCGCGACGGGCGCATCGAGAACATCGGCGATCTATCGGCGGCTCATGGCGTGCATGAGCTGGAGGCTGGCGGTCGCGTGTTGGCGCCGGGTTTTATCGACGTGCACACCCACGATGACACCGTGGTGATACGCCAGCCGCAGATGTTGCCCAAGCTCAGCCAGGGCGTGACCACGGTGATTGTCGGCAACTGTGGGATCAGCGCAGCGCCGGTGAGCCTGCGCGGCAATCCCCCGGACCCGATGAACCTGCTGGGCAACGCGGAAGCCTTCGCCTACCCGCGCTTTATCGATTACCGCACGGCGGTGGAACATGCACACCCGGCGGTCAACGTCGCCGCGTTGATCGGCCATACGGCGCTGCGCAGCAACCATATGGACGATCTGCAGCGCACCGCCACGCCCGGTGAAATCATCGCGATGCGTGTGCAATTGCAGGAAAGCCTCGAAGCCGGCGCGCTGGGGTTATCCACTGGCCTGGCCTACGCCAGCGCGTTTGAGGCCGACACCGAGGAAGTGCTGCAATTGAGTGAAGCGCTGAGCGCTTTCGGTGCGGTGTACACCACCCATTTGCGCAGCGAATTCGAGCCGGTGCTGGAGGCACTGGACGAGGCGTTCCTGATCGGCCGGCACGCCAAGGCGCCGGTGATCATTTCCCACCTCAAATGTGCCGGTGCGGGTAATTGGGGGCGTAGTCCGCAACTGTTGGCAGCGTTGGAGCAGGCGGCGAAAACCCAGGCGGTGGGGTGCGATTGCTACCCCTATGCGGCGAGTTCCTCGACCCTGGATCTCAAGCAAGTCACCGATGCGTTTCGCATCACCATCACCTGGTCCACGCCGCACCCGCACATGGGGGGGCGGGACTTGCAGGACATCGCTGCCGAGTGGGACGTTTCGCTGATGGACGCGGCCCGTCGCCTGCAACCGGCGGGGGCGGTGTATTACGGGATGGATGAGACGGACGTGCGCCGCATCCTCGCGCATCCGCTGTCGATGGTAGGGTCGGATGGGCTGCCTGAAGATCCGTTCCCCCATCCGCGCTTGTGGGGCGCGTTTCCACGGGTGTTGGGGCATTTCAGCCGGGATGTCGGGCTGTTTCCGCTGCACACGGCGGTGCACAAGATGACCGGGTTGTCGGCGGCGCGGTTTGGCTTGTCCGAACGTGGCGAAATTCGCGAAGGGCATTGGGCCGACCTGGTGCTATTCGACCCGTTGCGGGTGCGGGATGTGGCGGACTTCAAGCAGCCGCAGCGCGCGGCCGAGGGGATTGATGGGGTGTGGGTCAACGGCGTGTTGAGCTACAGCGAGGGGCGGGCGAATGGGCGGCGGTCGGGACGATTCCTGGCGCGTAACGGGGACTTGCGTCGCGGGTTTGCACCTCTATAGTGGACGCTCTTTTACACGAAGCGGTTGCCATGCACTTAGGAAAAGTCATCCCCATCCTCAGCAGCAGTTGGCGGGCAAGGATTACCGTTATGCCAAGCCCGAGGTTGAGCAAACGTCTTGGGGGACGCGGGAGATGAGCATCAAGGACCCGTTTGGGAATCGCGTGGTGTTTGTCGAGGACGTGCAGGCCTGAGGGCAATAAAACCCTCCTGTGGCGAGGGAGCAAGCTCTCTCGCCACGATGATTGCGTTTTACACGCGGAAATGGCTGACCATCTGCTGCAACTGGCTGCCCAGTCGCGCCAGTTCCACGCTCGACTTGGCCGTCTCGTCACTGGCGGTGGCGGTCTGCTCGGACACATCGCGCACATTCACGATGCTACGGCTGATCTCTTCAGCCACGGCGCTTTGCTGCTCGGCGGCGGCCGCGATCTGCTGGTTCATCGACTGGATGTTCGACACCGTGCGGGTGATGTTCTCCAGGGACACACCGGCCTTGCGCGTCAGCTCGACGCTGCTGTCGGTGAGGCTGCGGCTGTTGTTCATCACGTTGGACACTTGCTGGGTGCCATTCTGCAAGCCGGCCACCAGGCCTTCGATCTCTTCGGTGGACTTTTGCGTACGCTGGGCCAGGCCGCGCACTTCGTCGGCGACCACGGCAAACCCTCGGCCGGCTTCACCGGCGCGTGCCGCTTCAATCGCCGCGTTGAGCGCCAGCAGGTTGGTCTGTTCGGCCACGGCCTTGATCACGTCCATCACGCTGCCGATCTTGTTGCTCTCTTGCTGCAAGTGGGCCATGGCATCGGTGGAGCGCGCCACTTCGGCGGCGAGGCGTTCGATCTGGGCGATGGCTTCGGCCACCACCTTGTCGCCTGCGCGGGCCTGGCCGTCGGCATCGGCAGCGGCCAGGGACGCTTGCTCGGCGTTGCGCGCGACTTCCTGCACGGTGGCCGTCATTTCATGCATCGCGGTGGCGACCTGGTCGGTCTCGATCTTCTGGCTGTTCACACCGGTACTGGTCTGTTCGGTCACGGCCGACAGCTCTTCGGCGGCGCTGGCGATTTGGGTGACGCCGTCGCGAATGCCGCTGATCAGTTCGCGCAGCGTGGTGCCCATGTGCTGGATGCCTTGTTGCAGCACGCCCAGCTCGTCGCGGCGGGTGACCTGGATGTTGTGGCTCAAGTCACCGGACGCAATGCGTTCCACCACGGCCAGGGTTTCCTGGATCGGGCGCGTGATCTGGCGGGTGATGACCAGTGCCGCGATGATGCCGACCAGCAGCGCCAGCAACGTACTGATCAATTGCAGGTTGCGGGCTTGGGCGCTTTCGGCGTCGCGACGATCAAGCTGGATGTCGTAGAGCTTGTCGCTGATGGTGACAATGTCGGCGCCTTGGGTGGTCATTTCGGCGCGGGCGCTCACGATGTTGGCATTGGCGGCCTTGTAGTTCTGCACGGCGCTGCGATAGTCGCCGAGGGCGGTTTCCAGGGCGGTCAAGGCGCTTTGCTGGCTGCTGCCGAATAGGGCGCTAAGGTTTTTCAGGCCATTGATGGCTTTGTCGATCTGCGCCGCCGCGCGGGCTTCGGTGTCCGCATTGACGTTACCGGTGTAGCCGCGCACTTCGTAGCGGGCGATTTGGAATTGCAGTTTGGCATCGGCCACCGCCTGGAATTGGGCAAGGTGTTCCGAACTGTCGGGCATTTGTTTCACGCTGGTTTCCAGCGCGTTGATCTGTGCGTTGGCGATGTCGGCCTTGTCGCCCATCACTTGGCGAGAAGCGTTGCCGTTACGGTAGGCCTCGCGCATTTTATTCAAGGACTGCTGGTAGGCGGTGATGATCGCTTTCTGCTCATTGAGCAGCTTGAGGTTTTCCGGGCTCTTGAAGCTGTCCAGGAGTTTCTGTTGCTGGGCAGCGAAGGCATCCAGGTTGGTCTGTACCGTCTGCGCCACGGTTTCGTCGCCGTTGGCGAGCATATATTGCAGGCGTGCGACGCGCAGTTTGGTCAGGGACGCGTTGAGCTGGGTGATGTCGCTCATCCAGTTGCTGCGGTCGATCAGGCTGCCCAGGCTGGTCCAGCCGGTCAGGGCCAGGATCGAGGTGAGGACCAGTACCAGGCCAAAGCCCAGGCCCAGTTTGAGGTTGACGCTGATGTTACCGAACCAGCTGTTCATCGAGTGCTCCGCAAAAGTGATGTCTGTCTGCTGGACGGTGTTGTTGGTTGTTTGAGCCAGCCAAGGTGTTCAGGCCATATCGGCGGTAGGGTGGGAAACTGAAACGATTAATTCGTAAGCATATGTGTGCAACTGATCGGCGGCGCCCGCTAGCCATGACGCGGGTGGCACTCATTGCGCGCTCACATTCTGTGCTAGTCTGCGGGCCCTTTTAGTTTTGGGCGGTGCGGGAAACCAGGGTTTTCAGCGCTGCCCTACAGCGGAGCCTCTTCATGTCCGAAGTTAATCTGTCCACCGACGAAACCCGCGTCAGCTACGGTATCGGCCGTCAGTTGGGCGACCAACTGCGCGACAACCCACCACCGGGTGTGAGCCTGGACGCGATCCTGGCTGGCCTGACCGACGCCTTCGCCGGCAAGCCAAGCCGTGTTGACCAGGAACAAATGGCCGCCAGCTTCAAGGTCATCCGCGAAATCATGCAAGCCGAAGCAGCTGCCAAGGCTGAAGCCGCAGCAGGCGAGGGCCTGGCGTTCCTGGCTGAAAACGCCAAGCGTGACGGCATCACCACCCTGGCTTCCGGCCTGCAATTTGAAGTGCTGACCCAAGGTGAAGGCGCCAAGCCGACCCGTGAAGACCAGGTGCGTACCCACTACCACGGCACCCTGATCGACGGCACCGTGTTCGACAGCTCCTACGAGCGTGGCCAGCCTGCAGAATTCCCGGTTGGCGGCGTGATCCCAGGCTGGACCGAAGCCCTGCAACTGATGAATGCCGGCAGCAAATGGCGTCTGTACGTGCCGAGCGAACTGGCTTACGGCGCTCAAGGCGTTGGCAGCATCCCGCCGCACAGCGTTCTGGTGTTCGACGTCGAGCTGCTCGACGTTCTGTAAGACCTGCTTCAGATCACCTGTAGGAGCGAGCTTGCTCGCGAAGGCCGTCAACGATAACGCGGGTTTCCTGGATAAACGCGGTGTCTTGGGTTTTTTCGCGAGCAAGCTCGCTCCTACAGGGGGTTGTGCGGTCGCTCATGGATGAAACTTGCCATTGAGTTCTGTCGCCGGGCGCAACGCTCGGGCATAGCAGAACAGGAACAGATTACGCGCCACCTCCTTCAGCACACCGGGTTCACTGGAACTCAGGCCATTCACGTCCAGGTCGCCCTGGTCCTGCAGTTCATTCAGCGCTTCTTCTTCCAGCACCGCACAGACTTCTCCGGTTTCCCGATGCAGGATACGCAGGTAAGGGTGTGGGCGGTCCAGCCAGGCATCTATCAAATAAGTCATGGGGCGTTCTCCTTGATGGGTTTCAATGAGAATAATTCTTATTTGTGGAATAGCAAGTGCCTATTGGCGGTTTCTGGAGTTTTGTGGGTGGGGATTGCGTTCGATCAACAGGGAGGGCAAAACGCCATCCCGCGGCGGGCGCGGGATGGGGGGATAGCATCAGACTTTGCGCACGAACTCGGACTTGAGTTTCATCGGGCCGATACCGTCGATCTTGCAGTCGATATCGTGGTCGCCGTCGCACAGGCGGATGTTCTTGACCTTGGTGCCGACCTTGACCACCAGGGATGTGCCCTTGACCTTGAGGTCCTTGATCACGGTGATGGTGTCGCCGTCCTGCAGGACATTGCCCACAGAGTCTTTCTTCACGGTTTCATCGCCGGCTGCTTCGGTCTCGCCAGTGGCGGACCACTCATGGGCGCATTCCGGGCAGATCAGCTGGGCGCCGTCTTCGTAGGTGAATTCGGAATTGCATTTCGGGCAGGGTGGCAACGTGCTCACTAAAGCTCCTTAACGGTCAGGATGGCTAAAGTCGCACATTATATAGGGAATTGTAGCGAGGCAGGGCGCGCTCTTGGATGGGTAGTACAAACTAAATGACGGAGGGAGCAAGCCCCCTCCCTCATTGGGTATTTCTAGTGCGTGCGGGCGACCGCGAACTCGCTCAGTTCAACCAGGGCGTCGCGGTATTCGCTGGCAGGAATGGCGTCCAGGCACTTGATTGCCCGCGCCACATAGTCGCGCGCCAGTTGTGCGGTGTAGTCCAGGGAACCTGACGCTTCCACGGCGGCGCGAATGCTTTCCAGGTCTTCGATCCCGCCTTTCTGGATCGCCTT
It encodes:
- a CDS encoding FKBP-type peptidyl-prolyl cis-trans isomerase — its product is MSEVNLSTDETRVSYGIGRQLGDQLRDNPPPGVSLDAILAGLTDAFAGKPSRVDQEQMAASFKVIREIMQAEAAAKAEAAAGEGLAFLAENAKRDGITTLASGLQFEVLTQGEGAKPTREDQVRTHYHGTLIDGTVFDSSYERGQPAEFPVGGVIPGWTEALQLMNAGSKWRLYVPSELAYGAQGVGSIPPHSVLVFDVELLDVL
- a CDS encoding PA4570 family protein yields the protein MTYLIDAWLDRPHPYLRILHRETGEVCAVLEEEALNELQDQGDLDVNGLSSSEPGVLKEVARNLFLFCYARALRPATELNGKFHP
- a CDS encoding methyl-accepting chemotaxis protein, translated to MGTTLRELISGIRDGVTQIASAAEELSAVTEQTSTGVNSQKIETDQVATAMHEMTATVQEVARNAEQASLAAADADGQARAGDKVVAEAIAQIERLAAEVARSTDAMAHLQQESNKIGSVMDVIKAVAEQTNLLALNAAIEAARAGEAGRGFAVVADEVRGLAQRTQKSTEEIEGLVAGLQNGTQQVSNVMNNSRSLTDSSVELTRKAGVSLENITRTVSNIQSMNQQIAAAAEQQSAVAEEISRSIVNVRDVSEQTATASDETAKSSVELARLGSQLQQMVSHFRV
- a CDS encoding N-acyl-D-amino-acid deacylase family protein, yielding MTYDTLIRQALIIDGSNTPGYVADVGLRDGRIENIGDLSAAHGVHELEAGGRVLAPGFIDVHTHDDTVVIRQPQMLPKLSQGVTTVIVGNCGISAAPVSLRGNPPDPMNLLGNAEAFAYPRFIDYRTAVEHAHPAVNVAALIGHTALRSNHMDDLQRTATPGEIIAMRVQLQESLEAGALGLSTGLAYASAFEADTEEVLQLSEALSAFGAVYTTHLRSEFEPVLEALDEAFLIGRHAKAPVIISHLKCAGAGNWGRSPQLLAALEQAAKTQAVGCDCYPYAASSSTLDLKQVTDAFRITITWSTPHPHMGGRDLQDIAAEWDVSLMDAARRLQPAGAVYYGMDETDVRRILAHPLSMVGSDGLPEDPFPHPRLWGAFPRVLGHFSRDVGLFPLHTAVHKMTGLSAARFGLSERGEIREGHWADLVLFDPLRVRDVADFKQPQRAAEGIDGVWVNGVLSYSEGRANGRRSGRFLARNGDLRRGFAPL
- a CDS encoding MurR/RpiR family transcriptional regulator; protein product: MDILYQIRARQDSFSAGEGRIARLMLEDVGFAASASLEALSQRAEVSTATLSRFARSVGCRDLRDLRLQLAQASGVGSRFLDPAGKPEQSAFHRQILGDIEATLRQHLSGFKQTSFVDAVSLLGKARMIHAFGMGGPSSLCSDELQVRLVRLGYSIAACHDPVMMRVTAATLGPEHALIVCSLSGLTPELLNVVELARNYDARVLAITLADSPLAQLADVLLPLQPAETSFIYKPTAARYGMLLAIDLLATELALAMPDDNQERLRRIKLALDDYRGGPDSLPLGD
- a CDS encoding zinc ribbon domain-containing protein YjdM, which codes for MSTLPPCPKCNSEFTYEDGAQLICPECAHEWSATGETEAAGDETVKKDSVGNVLQDGDTITVIKDLKVKGTSLVVKVGTKVKNIRLCDGDHDIDCKIDGIGPMKLKSEFVRKV
- a CDS encoding GntT/GntP/DsdX family permease, with amino-acid sequence MAASPGFGLLAYAAIAIIALIVLIARYRLNPFIVITLVSIGLALMAGMPADTIMGSYEAGVGKTLGHIALVVALGTMLGKMMAESGGAEQVARTLIDRFGERNAHWAMVCIAFLVGLPLFFEVGFVLLVPIAFTVARRVGVSILMVGLPMVAGLSVVHALVPPHPAAMMAVLAYNASVGQTVLYAILIGIPTAIVAGPLYAKFIVPRIQLPADNPLERQFIEREPRTRLPSFALTMGTLLLPVVLMMIGGWANVLSTPGSGFNQFLLFIGNSVIALLVATLMSFWTLGLAQGFNREAILKFTNECLAPTASITLLVGAGGGLNRILVDAGVTHEILGLAHAFNLSPLLMGWLFAALMRIATGSATVAMTTASGVVAPVALALGYPHPELLVLATGAGSVIFSHVNDGGFWLIKEYFNMTVIQTFKTWTVLETLISLVAFGLTYGLSRIL